In Anthocerotibacter panamensis C109, the sequence TCCTAGCGCGGGTCTTGTAGAGCGTCCTTAACCATACCTGTCACGAGGAGGGCGTTCCTTGGAGCGTGGGTTGCTCCTGTGCGGCCTTGCTCCGTATCCCGACAGTAGCCCTTCTTTGAGCGGGTGCTCTACAGGAACAGAAACACACAACAATTCTTTATATAATTTCTGGAGTTGCACCCATACAACTCTGGTAGGAAAAACTATGCTGCATACGACCAAACGGCAAATTCGGAACCAACTCTGGATAGTGCACTGGACCATGGCAATAGCTTTTACGGTGATTTTTACCGTCGGTCTCTATATGGTCAATCTGCCAGATAAAGACCCTAGCGCTGGGTTCTTTTTCGATTTCCATAAATCCATGGGAGTCCTGGTGATGTTTTTGCTCACGGCCCGTATCTTTTTGGTGTTGCGTAACTTGGGGCCAGCCCGTCCCAAAAACTGGCTGGTGACGGCAGCCCTGCATACCGCTCTCTATGTCTTCATGGTGGTGGTACCGCTCAGTGGATACTTTCTTTCCAACACCTCTGGGTATGGAGTCGCTTTATTTGGTCTGCCTATGCCCACGCTCTTTGGCAAGGATAGGGCCTTGAGTGAAACAGCCACTGAGGTGCACGTGTGGCTGGCCTATACGTTTGCTGCTTTTGTAGGGGTCCATCTTTTGGCCCAACGGAAATTCATGATGGCAACTTGGAGGCGCTTGACGGCCCGTCGCATTCCTGGGTAGTGGGCACGTCAATAACTAAGAAAGTCTATTTCTAAATTATTTAGCAACGCAAGCTAAAAAAAGCCCCGATACAGTCAGCGTAGCTGAGCGTATACCGAGGTTCCTTAGGTTATCGAAGACCAGACCTTACCAAACTGTTTTGTCAAGGCTGTGAACTGTTTGCGTCATTTGTATTGCAGGGCAGAAGCTCCCGCTACTCTAGGGGGAAGCCCAACTGTTGTAGCAGTATGCGCAGTTGATCCCGCCCACCTAAAGCGGCTGCGCCCGCTACCCGCCGGACAGAATGGTGCGACCAGGAACCGTTGACCGTCATATGCTGCTGTTGATAAAACGCCGCCATCCGCTCATCATAGGTCGCCACGGCCTGCGGGTCGGCAGCTTGTCCATAGACTTCCCGGTGTAAGACTGCCGTCTGGGGTAACCGGGGTTTGATGGCGGCGGGATGGGCAGGATCAGAGTAGCCCACGCACAAGCCAAACACGGCAAAGACTTTCGGCGGCAGACCCAGTTGCGCTGCGACCTGTACGGGATGGTTGCGCATGGCACCAATATAGACTGTACCTAGGCCCAGGGATTCTGCCGCCACCACGGCATTTTGGGCTGCCAGGGCACAGTCAATTAGGGCGGTTACAAACAGCTCTAAATATTCCAATCCCGCGCAGGGGAGTTGCTGTCGTTGCGCCACTGCGCTCAGACGGGCGAGGTCAGCCAGCCAGACCAGAAACAGGGGGCATTGCCGGATCTGCGCTTGGTCGCCTGCCAAGTGGGACAACTGCTCTTTGCGTGCGCTATCTTCAATGGCGACCACACTCCAGGTCTGGAGGTTGGAGGAAGTGGCAGCGGATTGGGCTGCTGCCACCAAGAGTTCTAGGGTATTGGGGGGTAAAGAACGGCTCAGATAGGAGCGGATCGAGCGATGAGACAGCAACGTTTCTAAACAAGCATTCCAGCCTGGATCGGCAACCAGGGCTTCAGCAAAGCCGTAGCGCTCCTGGAGTAGGGAGGTTAGGTCAGTCATCCATCCAGTATGTACCAAGCGCTAAGTCTGACAGCGGGCTATTTACCAGAGTGCTTTGCGGGTATACTCTGAGGGCAGTTTGTTGTGTAGTTTTGCCCCTCTATGCAAGCAATTCCCCCGACTTCCAGGCCCGTCAAGTATCTCACCGACCAAGGATTTTGGTTGGCTTGTCTGGCGGTTGCTACAGCCGCTTTTAATCTCTACGCAGTGTGGAACGTCCTGCATGATAGTGATACAGTGGCGGTCCATGGCCTCTTTTGGGGAGCGCTGGGGATGCTGGTCTGGCGCAGGCGGCAAGCTTTAGTCTTGGAGAGTGGCCCGGTGGCGAGCCTGATGGGGAGTTTACTCCTCGTCACCGTAATTCTCAAGTGCGTGCAGTACTACAACTTTTTCACCCAATTGGCCCCCTTGCTCTGTGCCTTCGGGTTGGCCCTCATCGCTTCGGGCTTCAGCGGACTCAAGCAGTACACCAAGGAACTGCTCCTGATGGCGGTCCTGGTTTCTACATTTTTGGTGGAGCTACTCTTTGCGGGCCAACTGCAAATACTCAGCCTTTTCACAGCCCGATTTAGCTACATGATGCTCTGGTATACTGGCTCAGATGTGGTCCGCCAAGGGACCTATATTCGCTTGCCTACCGGGGCTATCGATGTCTATCAGGGCTGTTCTGGGTTTGAATCGATGATGCAATTGCTCCGGCTGTCGGTGTTGTTCTTATTTTTGTTTCCTACACAAGCCTTCCAGAAAGTCTTAGTCCCGGTGGTGGGGCTAATCCTGGCGTTTAGTGTCAATGGCATACGGGTGGCTTTGATGGCCCTGCTGGTGGCTGCAAATAATCAGGAAGCCTTTAAATATTGGCATGAGGGGGATGGCTCCAATCTTTTTTCGGTAGTGACAATGTTACTCTTTGGTTTCTTCTGCCGCACGTTTGTCCTTAAAGATGAGGATGAGGACGACCTGGAAGCCCCGTCATGAAGGGCTGGTGGAAACAAGCACGCCTTCCTTTCCTGGTGCTGATTTCGCTGGGAGTGCTGATTTCGTTGGGCCGACTTGTGACCGAACCAGATTGGGGCAAGCCGCCCCGGACCCCCTTTATGTTCCCTGCTGCTGTTCCTTTGGCGGGTTGGCAGTCCGAGTCTGTTGTGATCTCCCCCTTGGTGGCGCAGGAAGGGCAAACGCTGGAGATTTTACAAGCCGAAGCGGTCTATCACTACCGGCGCAATGGGGTGCCGCTCGCCATCACCGCCCGCTACTTTGTGGAGACGACTGGGGATGTAGGGAGCTTTCTACAGCGCTACTCGGTAGGTTCTGCGAGTAAGGAGGCCACCCTGCGCGAGTCCCCGGACGGCGGATTTTATGGTCTGTTTGTGCACGCCGGACAGGCCCAATTGAGTGCTTGCATCAATCCGCGTGGGGCGAGTACCGTGACAGCGCAACAGTTTCGCAGCAACCGTGAGACCTATGAGCCTCTACCTCAGCGCCTGATCCCCTGGCTTTTGAACCAAAATTATCTGCGCGACAATCGCTGTCTGTGGACCCATCTTTCACTCCCGGTCCGTCAGATGCCCCCTGAGCGCGCCTATGCCCTGCTGGAGGATACCTGGCGACTCTGGTATGGTTGGTGGACCCCCCACTTTCCTTCCCCCTAATCGTTGATCGTGAGCTAAACTCCTGGTGCTGTCCAGAAATACAAAAGTGTAGACCAAGGTTCAGTGATGGAACGCAATGCAAACGTGTGGTGGTCCGGTTCTCTATTTCGTCTGGTAGGCTATGGTCTGCTACTGCTCACCGCTTTTGACCTGGCTGGAATTTTCTTTCCCCCGCATTTCGCCGACCCGGTGTGGGAATTTCAGATGGTAGGCCGTCTGGTCGAGGGGGTGGGTGTGCCTCTATTAGCCTTGACCATGATTTTTTATGGCGAGGCCAGTCTGCGGGAATTGACGATCCTCAAGATCCTCTCCTGGCTGACGCTGGTGGTCGGTCTGCTCTACTTGCTCTTGTTACCTTTGGGATTGAGTACCACTTGGCGCATCAATACCCAAAACAACCGCGAGGTCAGCAACCAGATCAACCAACAACTAGCGCAGATCCAGCAGCGCAAGGAGATCCTGAACCAAGCTAGCGACCGCGATTTGGACGCCTTCTTCCTCAGCCTCAAGCGCCAAAGCCGCGCAACGGGCATCAAAAGCTCCCAGGAACTGCGCTCCCGGCTCTTTACAGAGATCGCTCGGATCGAGGGGCAAGTGAAGGCTTTAGCAGATGCCCGCCGCTTGGAGGCGCTCCAGGGGTTACTTAAAAATTCCGCCAAGTGGAACCTAGGAGCCCTGGTTTCGGGTTTTCTCTTCCTGTTGATTTGGCGAATTACCATCCAACGAATCACCGCAGAGGAACAGAAGACCCTCGCCGAGATGGAAGAGCTTTTGGAGGAAGAAGGGGGCTTGGGGCTTGGGTTTAGCCGTAAAGGCTAGAGGTGCTGGCGGATCGATGCCAAAAGCTGCGTCAGCATAGGAACATCGCGGGCTGTCGGCATCCCCGCTAGATAAGCTGTGAGGTCGGCCGCAGCCGCAGCCCAATGCCCCAGGCGATGGTGGATCAGTCCCCGGTCGCGCAGTTCCAGGGCAGCTTCGGGGAAAAGTAAGAGCAAGCGCTCAATCGCTGCGAGCGCTCTCGGGAAGTCCTGCTGGGTGGCATAGATCATTTTGAGGTTGGTGACCATACGCCCCAAAAAGGCGCGCGGCCCGACCGGGGTACGCAGAAGTGGGGCCAGTTCAGCCACTGCCACGGGTCGACCATAGACTTGGGCCATCCGCTCGGCACACTCCTCAGCAAAGAGGATTTCCCCTGCATTAAAGGCATCGACAAAGATCCCGCTCTCATCAAAGTCCGGGCGAATCAGAAAATGGCCCGGTGTCCCGACCCCGACCATGGGGAAATCGATGCGACGGGCTACTTCCAGGTAGACTAGCGCCAGGGTGATAGGGATGCCGGTGCGGCGGTTGAGGACTTCGTTGAGGTAGCTGTTGCGCGGGTCATAGTAGTCGCTGGTGTTGCCGCTAAAGCCCAAATTCTCATAGAAGTAGCGGTTGAGGCACTGGAGGATACGCAGGGGATAAAGTTCGGCGGGTAGACGCTCCCGGACTTCTGTAGCCATCGTGTCGAGGGCGTTGAGGTATTCCAGAGGGTCGAGGTCGGGGTACTCTTCCTGGGCGATATAGAGGGCCGCCTCCGCTAGGTCAATCTGCTCTTCCGGCTGCTGGACTTCTTGGGCAAAGTATTGACGTGCATCCATTTAGACCACCTCGATCCCAGGCTGCCCATCCAGACACTGACCGACGATCCCCGCCCAACCAAAGTCTTCCCGGTGCAAGCGCTCCAGCACCCCTGCCACCGCCTGAGGTGCGACCGCCAAGAGTAGCCCCCCACTTGTCTGGGGGTCAGACAAAAGCAACTGTTCCTCTAAGCTCAGCGTACCGGCTTGAATCTGCTCCCGGTAGCCTTCCCAATTGCGGCGGGCAGCTCCAGGGAAAATGCCCTGCCCTGTGAGTGCTCGCGCTTCAGCCAGCACAGGAACTTTGGCATGAATCAATTGAGTACGGACCCCAGACCCCCGAGCGACCTCCAACAGATGCCCCAACAGACCAAATCCCGTCACATCCGTGATGGCATGGACCGCCGCTTCTTGTGCCAGCCACGCACCGGGGCGGTTGAGTTGGGTCATCACCCTGAGTACTTCGAGATAACCTTCCGGGCTCAGTTTGTCTTTCTTGAGGGCGGTGGTCATGACCCCGACACCCAAGGGCTTGGTCAGGAGCAAGGTATCGCCTCTCTGGGCACTGCTGTTGCGCCTGAGGTGGTCAGGGTGGACCAGCCCCGCCGCCACCAGCCCAAAAATCGGTTCTGGCGCGTCAATCGAATGCCCCCCCGCCAGGACAATCCCTGCCTCTCGGCAGACCTGTTGCCCGCCGTGCATGATGCCTTGGATGGCCTCCATCGGGAGGGTATTGATGGGCATCCCTAGGACCGCAAGGGCCAGAATCGGCGTCCCGCCCATGGCATAGACATCAGAGAGCGCATTGGTCGCAGCGATCCGCCCGAAGTCCACCGGGTCATCGACAATGGGCATAAAAAAGTCCGTCGTCAAGACCAATGCCTGCGCGCCATTGAGTTGGTACACTGCCGCGTCGTCCCCAGTCTCCAACCCGACGAGCAGCCTGGGGTCCGGGATAAACTTCGGCAAGTCGCGTAGGATTTCCTGTAGCTGAGCAGGAGCAATCTTACAGCCACAGCCCCCGCCATGGGAGTATTGCGTCAAGCGAACCACGGCCATTTCCCCGGCACTCATCAGTTCTACTATAGGCGGTTGTAGGCGGAGGCTGGGAACAGGATGATTTTGGGGCTAGAGACCCCAATTCAGGCGGCTTCCGGGATAGGAGGCGGGGCGGGGATAACAGAGGGTTGGTTAGCCCCGATTCGACCTAGAACGCTCGATACCACCGTAAAGGGAAGACTGAAGCGGGCGCCTTGGTGCACCATCGTTTGTACAAAGCTGGGACTCATTGCTGTCCGCCAACGCGTGTAGGCTGTCTGAGCTGCCTGGAGGCATTGGGCCCCGTATTGTGGGTTGGTTAGCCCCTTGGCAAGGCGCTGAACCGCCTCATGGGTGTACTGGACGTGGAACAGTTCGTCTTTGAGGATGGAGCGCAATAGCCGGGCTGTCTCCGGGTCCACCGGATCAGCCACTTGAGCAAGCGTCTGGAAGCGCTCCACGCCATCCGCCTCCAACACATGCAGGGCGGCAAAGAAGGGAATCCATTCTGCTGTAGGCACGGACCCATAGAGCTTTAATTTGTCCATCGCCTCCAACCAGCCGCTTTGGTCAAAAGCCGCAACTG encodes:
- a CDS encoding cytochrome b, translated to MLHTTKRQIRNQLWIVHWTMAIAFTVIFTVGLYMVNLPDKDPSAGFFFDFHKSMGVLVMFLLTARIFLVLRNLGPARPKNWLVTAALHTALYVFMVVVPLSGYFLSNTSGYGVALFGLPMPTLFGKDRALSETATEVHVWLAYTFAAFVGVHLLAQRKFMMATWRRLTARRIPG
- a CDS encoding ferritin-like domain-containing protein; the protein is MQIKLWLQKEFFKGVVSAPPALTWFQNLYWSIEAYGEVPQQSDLGGRLGDDWLERNLMRHLKDEQRHAHLWQELLTHRGTFAPEQLPAWANSVAAFDQSGWLEAMDKLKLYGSVPTAEWIPFFAALHVLEADGVERFQTLAQVADPVDPETARLLRSILKDELFHVQYTHEAVQRLAKGLTNPQYGAQCLQAAQTAYTRWRTAMSPSFVQTMVHQGARFSLPFTVVSSVLGRIGANQPSVIPAPPPIPEAA
- a CDS encoding cyanoexosortase A system-associated protein, whose amino-acid sequence is MKGWWKQARLPFLVLISLGVLISLGRLVTEPDWGKPPRTPFMFPAAVPLAGWQSESVVISPLVAQEGQTLEILQAEAVYHYRRNGVPLAITARYFVETTGDVGSFLQRYSVGSASKEATLRESPDGGFYGLFVHAGQAQLSACINPRGASTVTAQQFRSNRETYEPLPQRLIPWLLNQNYLRDNRCLWTHLSLPVRQMPPERAYALLEDTWRLWYGWWTPHFPSP
- the selD gene encoding selenide, water dikinase SelD → MSAGEMAVVRLTQYSHGGGCGCKIAPAQLQEILRDLPKFIPDPRLLVGLETGDDAAVYQLNGAQALVLTTDFFMPIVDDPVDFGRIAATNALSDVYAMGGTPILALAVLGMPINTLPMEAIQGIMHGGQQVCREAGIVLAGGHSIDAPEPIFGLVAAGLVHPDHLRRNSSAQRGDTLLLTKPLGVGVMTTALKKDKLSPEGYLEVLRVMTQLNRPGAWLAQEAAVHAITDVTGFGLLGHLLEVARGSGVRTQLIHAKVPVLAEARALTGQGIFPGAARRNWEGYREQIQAGTLSLEEQLLLSDPQTSGGLLLAVAPQAVAGVLERLHREDFGWAGIVGQCLDGQPGIEVV
- the hpsJ-A gene encoding HpsJ-like protein, cyanoexosortase A-associated, with amino-acid sequence MERNANVWWSGSLFRLVGYGLLLLTAFDLAGIFFPPHFADPVWEFQMVGRLVEGVGVPLLALTMIFYGEASLRELTILKILSWLTLVVGLLYLLLLPLGLSTTWRINTQNNREVSNQINQQLAQIQQRKEILNQASDRDLDAFFLSLKRQSRATGIKSSQELRSRLFTEIARIEGQVKALADARRLEALQGLLKNSAKWNLGALVSGFLFLLIWRITIQRITAEEQKTLAEMEELLEEEGGLGLGFSRKG
- a CDS encoding NADPH-dependent oxidoreductase → MTDLTSLLQERYGFAEALVADPGWNACLETLLSHRSIRSYLSRSLPPNTLELLVAAAQSAATSSNLQTWSVVAIEDSARKEQLSHLAGDQAQIRQCPLFLVWLADLARLSAVAQRQQLPCAGLEYLELFVTALIDCALAAQNAVVAAESLGLGTVYIGAMRNHPVQVAAQLGLPPKVFAVFGLCVGYSDPAHPAAIKPRLPQTAVLHREVYGQAADPQAVATYDERMAAFYQQQHMTVNGSWSHHSVRRVAGAAALGGRDQLRILLQQLGFPLE
- the crtA gene encoding cyanoexosortase A codes for the protein MQAIPPTSRPVKYLTDQGFWLACLAVATAAFNLYAVWNVLHDSDTVAVHGLFWGALGMLVWRRRQALVLESGPVASLMGSLLLVTVILKCVQYYNFFTQLAPLLCAFGLALIASGFSGLKQYTKELLLMAVLVSTFLVELLFAGQLQILSLFTARFSYMMLWYTGSDVVRQGTYIRLPTGAIDVYQGCSGFESMMQLLRLSVLFLFLFPTQAFQKVLVPVVGLILAFSVNGIRVALMALLVAANNQEAFKYWHEGDGSNLFSVVTMLLFGFFCRTFVLKDEDEDDLEAPS
- a CDS encoding SirB1 family protein, whose protein sequence is MDARQYFAQEVQQPEEQIDLAEAALYIAQEEYPDLDPLEYLNALDTMATEVRERLPAELYPLRILQCLNRYFYENLGFSGNTSDYYDPRNSYLNEVLNRRTGIPITLALVYLEVARRIDFPMVGVGTPGHFLIRPDFDESGIFVDAFNAGEILFAEECAERMAQVYGRPVAVAELAPLLRTPVGPRAFLGRMVTNLKMIYATQQDFPRALAAIERLLLLFPEAALELRDRGLIHHRLGHWAAAAADLTAYLAGMPTARDVPMLTQLLASIRQHL